A window of the Kosakonia sp. BYX6 genome harbors these coding sequences:
- a CDS encoding DUF1883 domain-containing protein, which yields MAVVKASLKLFGGDTVVVRCSENCHIHLMSEKSHSPNAQTDILSVQNRANAYLSVPYSGVWSVLIDSHSQSLEHSISYVAA from the coding sequence ATGGCGGTGGTAAAAGCAAGTTTGAAGTTATTTGGCGGGGACACAGTTGTTGTTCGTTGTTCTGAAAATTGTCATATCCATCTAATGAGCGAGAAGAGTCACAGCCCGAACGCTCAGACCGATATCCTGAGTGTACAGAATCGCGCTAACGCGTATCTGTCTGTGCCTTACAGCGGCGTCTGGAGTGTGCTGATCGATAGCCACAGCCAGTCACTGGAACACTCGATCAGCTACGTTGCGGCGTAA
- a CDS encoding YbhB/YbcL family Raf kinase inhibitor-like protein, with protein MNKKLNVLCSAMLFYGVQASADELFILQSPAFADNALMEKKFAGNASNNPNCTGENLSPSLVWNHPPANTKSFALVVHDPEGASGLGVTHLVAYNIAASAAGFAQNDLRDGKGYTGGKNTPGNFRWHGPCPPPGSGAHHYTFTLIATSLAPTLPEGLTREELFGKLKGHTLAAAGLIGRFGQ; from the coding sequence ATGAATAAGAAACTCAACGTATTGTGCAGTGCAATGCTGTTTTACGGCGTGCAGGCCAGCGCCGATGAGCTGTTTATCCTGCAATCGCCGGCTTTTGCCGATAACGCGCTGATGGAGAAGAAATTCGCCGGCAATGCCAGCAATAACCCCAACTGCACCGGTGAAAACCTGTCACCTTCGCTGGTGTGGAACCATCCACCCGCCAATACCAAAAGCTTCGCGCTGGTGGTCCACGATCCCGAAGGCGCAAGCGGGCTGGGCGTGACTCATCTGGTGGCTTATAACATCGCCGCGTCTGCCGCCGGGTTCGCGCAAAACGATCTGCGTGACGGCAAAGGCTATACCGGCGGGAAAAACACGCCGGGTAATTTCCGCTGGCACGGCCCCTGCCCACCGCCGGGCAGCGGCGCCCATCACTACACGTTTACGCTGATCGCCACGTCTCTTGCGCCAACATTGCCGGAGGGGTTAACCCGCGAAGAACTGTTCGGCAAACTCAAAGGCCATACGCTGGCGGCGGCCGGGTTAATTGGCCGCTTCGGGCAGTAA
- a CDS encoding methyl-accepting chemotaxis protein: MFRSIKARIISATAGCLAIALLLNTVINYQVTRQHNQQTQQDILSSTSASHSAAIADWVSSKMNMIASLQSVALTDDPVPVFTQIARAGGFINVYVGYASKTAKFSDPGGVPADYDPTIRPWYQQVVKADAPVVTAPYVDASTGALVVTFAVPVKENGTLKGVVAGDVSMDSVVANVRGISPTPNSTGMLLASDGAIIAAANDKLTMKPFTEAISEVNFADLRAGKATTGLYAGAAKALRASPIKGTNWLLVVALDSADSTTGLRAQLKASSLSLVVLVLIAGAFMQWIVSTMLKRLLTIRDAMNAISSGTNDLSQRLPVGGNDEVAQIAHAFNAFSDKLAVVMVKLRDSTNSVQLAAQEIAAGNQDLSGRTEQAASSLRETASAVEQITASVAQSTDAAAQANDQAHVASQAASRGGQVVNQAINTMQSIEVASAKIGDITSVIDGIAFQTNILALNASVEAARAGEQGRGFAVVAGEVRNLASRSAQAAKEIKSLIDSTTESVATGSRYVRLAGESMTDIVSSIDSVSVIMREITVATSEQMKGIQEINHAVINLDRMVQQNAELVVESTAAAGALRSQASELADTAGHFRI, translated from the coding sequence ATGTTCAGATCGATTAAAGCCCGTATTATTTCGGCGACAGCGGGGTGTCTCGCGATCGCATTGCTTCTTAACACCGTCATTAACTATCAGGTCACTCGCCAACACAATCAGCAAACCCAGCAAGATATTCTCTCCAGCACCAGCGCCAGTCACAGCGCTGCCATTGCTGACTGGGTGTCCAGCAAAATGAACATGATTGCATCGCTGCAAAGCGTTGCATTAACCGACGATCCCGTGCCGGTATTCACGCAAATAGCGCGCGCGGGTGGTTTCATCAACGTCTATGTCGGCTATGCCAGCAAAACGGCGAAGTTCTCCGATCCCGGCGGCGTACCGGCGGATTATGACCCCACGATTCGCCCGTGGTATCAGCAAGTGGTCAAAGCGGATGCGCCGGTGGTCACCGCACCGTATGTCGATGCCAGCACCGGCGCACTGGTGGTCACCTTTGCCGTACCGGTGAAAGAGAACGGCACGCTGAAAGGCGTTGTGGCGGGCGACGTGTCAATGGATAGCGTCGTAGCAAACGTGCGTGGAATAAGCCCAACGCCAAACAGCACCGGTATGCTGCTCGCCAGCGATGGCGCCATCATTGCGGCCGCCAACGATAAGCTGACGATGAAACCTTTTACGGAAGCGATTAGCGAGGTCAATTTTGCCGATCTTCGCGCCGGTAAAGCGACCACCGGGCTTTATGCTGGCGCCGCCAAAGCGTTGCGGGCAAGCCCGATCAAAGGCACCAACTGGTTGCTGGTGGTCGCTCTGGATAGCGCCGATTCCACTACCGGCCTACGCGCGCAGTTGAAAGCCTCCTCATTGTCGCTGGTAGTGCTGGTGCTGATTGCCGGAGCATTTATGCAATGGATCGTGTCGACAATGCTTAAACGGCTGCTGACCATCCGTGATGCGATGAATGCCATCAGCAGCGGTACAAACGACTTGTCCCAGCGTTTGCCGGTCGGCGGTAATGATGAGGTTGCGCAAATCGCTCACGCCTTTAACGCCTTCAGCGACAAGCTGGCGGTGGTGATGGTGAAGCTGCGCGATTCGACCAATTCGGTGCAACTGGCGGCGCAAGAGATTGCCGCCGGTAACCAGGATCTCTCCGGGCGTACAGAACAGGCGGCCTCCAGCCTGCGCGAAACCGCCAGCGCCGTTGAGCAAATCACCGCTTCTGTTGCCCAATCAACCGACGCGGCGGCGCAGGCCAATGATCAGGCGCATGTCGCCTCGCAAGCGGCTTCGCGCGGCGGCCAGGTGGTGAATCAGGCGATTAATACTATGCAATCCATCGAAGTGGCCTCAGCGAAAATCGGCGATATCACCAGTGTGATTGACGGCATTGCCTTCCAGACCAATATCCTGGCGCTCAACGCCTCGGTGGAAGCCGCACGCGCCGGTGAACAAGGTCGCGGATTTGCGGTGGTGGCTGGAGAAGTCCGTAACCTGGCAAGCCGCAGTGCGCAAGCGGCGAAAGAGATCAAATCACTGATCGATTCGACCACGGAAAGTGTCGCTACCGGTTCGCGCTACGTGCGGCTAGCGGGCGAAAGCATGACCGATATTGTTTCCAGCATCGACAGCGTGTCGGTGATCATGCGTGAAATCACTGTCGCCACCAGTGAGCAGATGAAAGGGATTCAGGAGATCAATCATGCGGTTATCAATCTCGACCGCATGGTGCAGCAGAATGCTGAACTGGTAGTGGAATCCACCGCCGCCGCCGGTGCGTTACGTTCACAAGCCAGTGAGCTGGCCGACACCGCCGGGCATTTCCGCATTTAA
- a CDS encoding NarK family nitrate/nitrite MFS transporter, protein MQHSSIPDKSASSRVITEWRPEDPAFWQQQGHAIASRNLWISVPCLLLAFCVWMLFSAVAVNLPKVGFQFTTDQLFTLTALPAVSGALLRVPYSFMVPVFGGRRWTAFSTGILIIPCVWLGFAVQDTTTPFSTFIIIALLCGFAGANFASSMANISFFFPKQKQGGALGINGGFGNLGVSVMQLIAPLAISFSIFAAFGGTGVAQPDGTLLYLENAAWVWVPLLAIFTLAAWFGMNELATSKASLRAQLPVLKRAHLWIMSFLYLATFGSFIGFSAGFAMLSKTQFPDVQILHFAFFGPLVGALARSAGGAISDRLGGTRVTLVNFMVMAVFSALLFLTLPTGGAGGNFVAFFCVFLVLFLTAGLGSGSTFQMISVIFRKMTMDRVQKAGGSESDAMREAATETAAALGFISAIGAIGGFFIPKAFGTSLALTGSPAGAMKVFLVFYIACVVITWAVYGRKKQ, encoded by the coding sequence ATGCAACACTCATCCATCCCGGACAAGAGTGCGTCATCGCGGGTTATTACCGAGTGGCGTCCTGAAGATCCGGCCTTTTGGCAACAACAGGGACACGCGATTGCCAGCCGTAACTTGTGGATTTCCGTTCCTTGTCTTCTTTTGGCGTTCTGTGTCTGGATGCTATTTAGCGCAGTGGCCGTGAATCTACCAAAAGTGGGCTTTCAGTTCACTACCGATCAACTTTTTACGCTCACCGCGCTGCCGGCTGTTTCCGGCGCGTTGTTACGCGTGCCGTACTCTTTTATGGTGCCGGTATTTGGCGGTCGCCGCTGGACGGCATTCAGCACCGGGATTTTGATCATCCCGTGCGTGTGGCTGGGCTTTGCCGTACAGGATACGACGACGCCGTTTAGCACCTTTATCATCATCGCGTTGCTGTGCGGTTTTGCCGGGGCTAACTTCGCGTCCAGTATGGCCAACATCAGCTTCTTTTTCCCGAAACAGAAGCAGGGCGGCGCGCTGGGTATCAATGGCGGTTTCGGCAACCTCGGCGTCAGCGTAATGCAGCTGATTGCGCCGCTGGCCATTTCATTTTCTATTTTCGCCGCGTTTGGCGGGACGGGCGTTGCCCAGCCGGATGGCACCCTGCTGTATCTGGAAAACGCCGCCTGGGTTTGGGTGCCGTTACTGGCAATCTTCACGCTGGCGGCCTGGTTTGGCATGAACGAACTGGCCACCTCAAAAGCGTCGCTTCGCGCGCAATTACCGGTATTGAAACGCGCGCATTTGTGGATTATGAGCTTCCTCTACCTGGCGACTTTCGGCTCGTTTATCGGTTTTTCCGCCGGGTTCGCCATGTTGTCGAAAACCCAGTTCCCGGACGTGCAAATCCTGCATTTCGCTTTCTTCGGCCCGTTAGTGGGCGCACTGGCGCGTTCTGCGGGCGGGGCGATTTCTGATCGTCTTGGCGGGACGCGCGTGACGCTGGTGAACTTTATGGTGATGGCCGTTTTCAGCGCACTGCTGTTTCTGACCTTACCGACGGGCGGGGCGGGCGGTAATTTCGTTGCGTTCTTCTGCGTTTTCCTCGTGCTGTTCCTGACGGCCGGGCTGGGCAGCGGCTCTACATTCCAGATGATTTCGGTGATTTTTCGCAAAATGACCATGGATCGTGTGCAAAAAGCGGGTGGTAGCGAGAGCGACGCCATGCGTGAGGCTGCAACGGAAACGGCGGCGGCGCTGGGCTTTATCTCCGCTATTGGCGCGATCGGCGGTTTCTTTATTCCTAAAGCATTCGGCACTTCTCTGGCGTTAACCGGTTCGCCGGCGGGCGCGATGAAAGTGTTCCTCGTGTTCTATATTGCCTGCGTGGTGATCACCTGGGCGGTATACGGGCGTAAAAAACAATAA
- the narX gene encoding nitrate/nitrite two-component system sensor histidine kinase NarX gives MLKRLFSPMSLVNQLALLMLLSTLIGVTGMAISGWLVQGVQGSAHAINKAGSLRMQSYRLLSAIPLHEDEQPLLDEMEHTAFSPELAQAAARDGQQKQLAELQTYWHSVVVPAIKQARQPSEVANIITLFVGRIDQLVTAFDSNTEQRIEQVIVMHRVMAVLMGLLLLFAVVWLRARLLRPWQQLLHMARAVSQRDFTQRAHISGRNEMATLGEALNNMSAELGESYAVLERRVQEKTAGLEQKNQILSFLWQANHRLHSPIPLCERLSPVLNGLQNLTLLHDIELRVYDMEDEENHQEFTCQSTSSCDVRGCHLCPRDGKLVESTGIGSTLKWRLADAHMQYGLLLAKLPPGRHLSHDQQQLVDTLVEQLTATLALDRHQDKQQQLMVMEERATIARELHDSIAQSLSCMKMQVSCLQMQGDELPQSSQQLLGQIRNELNTSWAQLRELLTTFRLQLSEPGLRPALESSCQEYSAHFGFDVRLDYQLPPRLVPAHQAIHLLQIAREALSNALKHSGATAVSVAVQQQENRVILRITDNGCGIPVNAERTNHYGLIIMRDRAQSLRGDCQVRPGATGGTEVVVTFIPETFLSSTQGDTHE, from the coding sequence ATGCTAAAACGCCTTTTTTCACCAATGTCGCTGGTTAACCAACTGGCGTTGCTGATGCTGTTGTCCACGCTTATCGGCGTGACGGGCATGGCGATTTCCGGCTGGCTGGTACAAGGCGTTCAGGGCAGCGCCCATGCCATTAATAAGGCGGGATCGCTACGCATGCAGAGCTACCGGTTGCTGTCGGCAATCCCGTTGCATGAAGATGAACAACCGCTGCTGGATGAAATGGAACACACCGCATTCAGCCCGGAACTGGCGCAGGCTGCAGCGCGCGACGGCCAACAAAAACAACTTGCCGAGCTGCAAACTTATTGGCACAGCGTGGTGGTTCCGGCAATCAAACAGGCTCGCCAACCGAGTGAAGTCGCCAATATCATCACTCTCTTCGTGGGTCGCATCGACCAACTGGTCACCGCATTTGATAGCAATACTGAACAGCGCATTGAACAGGTGATCGTGATGCACCGGGTGATGGCGGTGTTAATGGGGCTTTTGTTGCTGTTTGCCGTGGTCTGGCTGCGGGCGCGTCTACTCCGTCCGTGGCAGCAGTTGCTACATATGGCGCGCGCCGTCAGTCAGCGCGATTTTACCCAGCGCGCACATATCAGCGGGCGGAATGAAATGGCGACGTTAGGCGAAGCGCTAAATAATATGTCCGCAGAACTGGGCGAAAGTTACGCGGTGCTCGAGCGCCGCGTGCAAGAGAAAACCGCCGGGCTTGAGCAAAAAAACCAAATTCTCTCTTTCTTATGGCAGGCCAACCATCGCCTGCATTCACCCATTCCACTTTGTGAGCGCCTGTCGCCCGTGCTCAACGGCCTGCAAAATCTGACGTTGCTGCATGATATCGAACTGCGTGTTTACGATATGGAAGATGAGGAAAACCACCAGGAATTTACCTGCCAGTCGACCAGTAGCTGTGATGTAAGGGGCTGCCATTTATGCCCGCGCGACGGCAAGCTTGTCGAGTCCACTGGCATTGGTTCGACGCTCAAATGGCGGCTGGCGGATGCGCATATGCAGTACGGTTTGTTGCTGGCCAAGCTGCCGCCGGGTCGGCATTTAAGCCACGATCAGCAGCAACTGGTCGATACGCTGGTTGAACAACTCACCGCCACGCTGGCGCTGGACAGGCATCAGGACAAACAGCAGCAATTAATGGTGATGGAAGAACGCGCCACCATCGCCCGCGAATTACACGACTCGATTGCCCAGTCCCTCTCTTGTATGAAGATGCAGGTCAGTTGTTTGCAAATGCAGGGCGACGAGTTACCGCAAAGCAGCCAGCAATTACTGGGGCAAATTCGCAATGAACTGAACACCTCATGGGCGCAACTGCGCGAGCTACTCACCACATTCCGCTTACAATTAAGCGAACCGGGGTTACGCCCGGCGCTGGAATCCAGTTGCCAGGAGTACAGCGCGCACTTCGGTTTCGATGTGCGGCTTGACTACCAGTTACCGCCCCGTTTAGTGCCCGCGCATCAGGCGATTCATCTGTTGCAAATCGCCCGTGAAGCACTGAGCAATGCTTTAAAACACTCCGGCGCAACCGCGGTCAGCGTCGCAGTTCAACAACAGGAAAACCGGGTAATATTGCGCATTACCGATAACGGTTGTGGGATTCCGGTCAATGCCGAACGGACCAACCACTATGGATTAATAATTATGCGTGACCGCGCGCAAAGTCTGCGCGGCGATTGCCAGGTGCGCCCCGGAGCAACCGGGGGAACCGAGGTTGTCGTTACGTTTATACCTGAGACGTTTCTCTCATCCACGCAAGGAGATACCCATGAGTAA
- a CDS encoding YchO/YchP family invasin has product MLAGSTAGAAQNSFVQQAENPFDNDGDGLPDLGMAPENGAQEKHFAEMAKAFGEASMTDNGLTTGEQARQFAFGQIRDVVSDEVNQQVESWLSPWGSASIDLQVDNEGGFNGSHGNWFVPLQDNNRYLSWSQLGLTQQDDGLIGNLGVGQRWIAGDWLLGYNTFYDNQMDENLGRAGLGAEAWGEYLRLSANYYQPVSHWDYQTATQQLRMARGYDVTAQARLPFYQQLGTSVSVEQYFGDNVDLFDTGTGYRNPVAVKFGVNYTPVPLVTLTAEHRQGESGVSQNDLGLKLNYRFGVPLWKQLSASEVAASTSLRGSRYDSPTRNNAPVYEYRQRKTLSVFLATPPWDLQPGETVALKLQVRSTHGVRSITWQGDTQTLSLTPPANAQSEEGWTLIMPRWDSSEGATNHWTLTALVEDDKGQRVQSNTIELKLTEPVIPPASESSAGWTMSGP; this is encoded by the coding sequence ATGCTGGCGGGGAGCACTGCCGGTGCCGCGCAGAACAGTTTCGTGCAGCAAGCGGAAAACCCTTTCGATAATGACGGCGACGGTTTGCCGGATCTCGGTATGGCGCCGGAAAACGGCGCGCAGGAAAAACATTTCGCCGAAATGGCAAAAGCGTTCGGTGAAGCGAGCATGACCGACAACGGCCTGACCACCGGTGAGCAGGCGCGCCAGTTCGCCTTTGGGCAAATTCGTGATGTGGTGAGTGATGAAGTTAACCAGCAGGTGGAATCGTGGTTATCGCCGTGGGGCAGCGCCAGTATTGATCTGCAAGTGGATAACGAAGGCGGGTTTAACGGTAGCCACGGCAACTGGTTTGTGCCTTTGCAGGATAATAACCGCTACCTGAGTTGGAGCCAGCTTGGGTTGACGCAGCAGGACGACGGGCTGATCGGTAATCTCGGCGTTGGCCAGCGCTGGATAGCCGGAGACTGGTTGCTGGGTTACAACACCTTTTATGACAATCAGATGGATGAGAATCTTGGTCGCGCGGGGTTAGGCGCCGAAGCGTGGGGGGAATACCTGCGGCTTTCCGCTAACTATTATCAGCCTGTTAGCCACTGGGATTACCAAACCGCCACGCAGCAGTTGCGCATGGCAAGAGGTTACGATGTCACGGCCCAGGCGCGTTTGCCGTTTTATCAGCAGCTTGGCACCAGCGTCAGTGTGGAACAGTACTTTGGCGATAACGTCGATCTGTTTGATACCGGCACGGGGTATCGCAATCCGGTTGCCGTGAAATTTGGCGTGAATTACACCCCGGTGCCGCTGGTGACACTCACCGCCGAGCACCGGCAGGGTGAAAGCGGCGTCAGCCAGAATGATTTAGGTCTGAAACTCAATTACCGTTTCGGCGTGCCGCTCTGGAAGCAGCTTTCTGCCAGCGAAGTGGCGGCAAGCACGTCATTGCGCGGGAGCCGCTACGACAGCCCAACCCGCAATAACGCGCCGGTGTATGAGTATCGCCAGCGTAAAACGTTATCGGTGTTCCTCGCCACGCCGCCGTGGGATCTTCAGCCGGGCGAAACCGTGGCGCTGAAATTACAGGTACGCAGTACACACGGCGTGCGCTCCATTACCTGGCAGGGCGATACGCAAACTTTAAGCCTGACGCCACCGGCGAACGCGCAAAGTGAAGAGGGCTGGACATTAATCATGCCGCGCTGGGACAGCAGTGAAGGGGCAACCAACCATTGGACACTGACGGCGCTGGTGGAAGATGATAAAGGGCAGCGAGTTCAGTCCAATACCATTGAGCTGAAACTGACCGAGCCGGTGATCCCACCGGCCAGCGAAAGCAGCGCGGGCTGGACAATGTCCGGCCCGTAA
- a CDS encoding DsrE/DsrF/TusD sulfur relay family protein, with protein MQKIVIIANGAAYGSESLFNSLRLAIALREQDSSLALQLFLMSDAVTAGLRGQKPAEGYNIQQMLEILTAQNVPVKLCKTCTDGRGVTSLPLADGVEIGTLVELAQWTLAADKVLTF; from the coding sequence ATGCAAAAGATAGTGATCATCGCCAACGGCGCGGCTTATGGAAGTGAATCTCTGTTTAACAGCCTGCGTCTGGCGATTGCCCTGCGTGAACAAGATTCAAGCCTCGCGTTGCAGCTGTTTTTGATGTCCGATGCCGTGACCGCCGGGCTGCGCGGGCAAAAACCTGCCGAGGGCTATAACATCCAACAAATGCTGGAGATTCTTACCGCGCAGAACGTGCCGGTGAAGCTGTGTAAAACCTGTACGGACGGCCGCGGCGTCACCTCGCTGCCGCTTGCCGACGGTGTGGAAATTGGCACATTGGTCGAACTGGCGCAGTGGACGCTGGCCGCAGATAAAGTATTAACGTTTTAA
- the narL gene encoding two-component system response regulator NarL, whose product MSNQDPATILLIDDHPMLRTGVKQLISMAPDITVVGEASNGEQGIELAESLDPDLILLDLNMPGMNGLETLDKLREKTLSGRVVVFSVSNHEEDVVTALKRGADGYLLKDMEPEDLLKALQQAAAGEMVLSEALTPVLAASLRANRATTDRDISQLTPRERDILKLIAQGLPNKMIARRLDITESTVKVHVKHMLKKMKLKSRVEAAVWVHQERIF is encoded by the coding sequence ATGAGTAATCAGGATCCCGCTACTATCCTGTTGATCGACGACCATCCAATGCTGCGAACCGGTGTGAAGCAGTTGATCAGCATGGCACCTGATATCACCGTTGTCGGCGAAGCCAGTAACGGGGAGCAAGGCATTGAACTGGCGGAATCACTGGATCCGGACCTGATACTGCTGGATCTCAATATGCCGGGCATGAACGGGCTGGAAACGCTGGATAAACTGCGGGAAAAAACCCTGTCTGGCCGCGTGGTGGTGTTTAGCGTTTCTAACCACGAAGAGGATGTGGTCACCGCGCTGAAACGCGGTGCGGACGGCTACCTGCTGAAAGATATGGAACCTGAGGATTTGCTGAAAGCGTTGCAGCAAGCGGCGGCGGGCGAAATGGTGCTCAGCGAAGCATTAACGCCGGTGCTGGCAGCCAGCCTGCGTGCTAACCGCGCTACGACCGATCGCGATATTTCGCAGTTAACGCCGCGCGAGCGCGACATCCTCAAGCTGATTGCCCAGGGCTTACCAAACAAAATGATCGCCCGCCGTCTGGATATCACCGAAAGCACGGTAAAAGTGCATGTGAAGCACATGCTGAAAAAAATGAAGCTCAAATCCCGTGTGGAAGCCGCCGTTTGGGTGCATCAGGAACGTATTTTCTGA